A single region of the Halobacterium wangiae genome encodes:
- the rpsJ gene encoding 30S ribosomal protein S10 has product MQQARVRLAGVDPDDLDNICDDVREIADKTGVKLSGPVPLPTKTLEVPSRKSPDGEGTATWEHWEMRVHKRLIDIDADERALRQLMRIQVPNDVSIEIVLED; this is encoded by the coding sequence ATGCAGCAGGCACGCGTTCGTCTCGCCGGCGTCGATCCCGACGACCTCGACAACATCTGCGACGACGTGCGGGAGATTGCGGACAAGACCGGTGTGAAGCTCAGCGGTCCGGTCCCGCTCCCGACGAAGACGCTGGAAGTCCCCTCGCGGAAGTCCCCCGACGGCGAAGGGACTGCCACGTGGGAGCACTGGGAAATGCGCGTCCACAAGCGTCTCATCGACATCGACGCCGACGAACGCGCGCTCCGCCAGCTGATGCGGATTCAGGTTCCCAACGACGTTAGCATCGAGATCGTCCTCGAAGACTGA
- the tuf gene encoding translation elongation factor EF-1 subunit alpha, with translation MSDKPHQNLAVIGHVDHGKSTMVGRLLYETGSVPEHVIEQHKEEAEEKGKGGFEFAYVMDNLAEERERGVTIDIAHQEFDTDAYYFTIVDCPGHRDFVKNMITGASQADNAVLVVAADDGVAPQTREHVFLSRTLGIDELIVAVNKMDLVDYDQDKYDGVVEDVKNLFGQVGFNTDNASFIPTSAFEGDNVSETSENTPWYDGETLLEALNSLPEPQPPTDAPLRLPIQDVYTISGIGTVPVGRIETGIMNTGDNVSFQPSDVGGEVKTIEMHHEEVPKAEPGDNVGFNVRGIGKDDIRRGDVCGPADDPPKVAETFTAQIVVMQHPSVITAGYTPVFHAHTAQVACTIESIDRKMDPSSGETEEENPDFIQSGDAAVVTVRPQKPLSIEPSSEIPELGSFAVRDMGQTIAAGKVLEVEQA, from the coding sequence ATGAGCGACAAACCGCACCAGAACCTGGCCGTCATCGGCCACGTCGACCACGGGAAGAGCACGATGGTCGGGCGCCTCCTCTACGAGACGGGGAGCGTACCCGAGCACGTCATCGAACAGCACAAGGAAGAAGCCGAGGAGAAGGGCAAGGGTGGCTTCGAGTTCGCCTACGTCATGGACAACCTCGCCGAGGAGCGAGAGCGTGGTGTCACCATCGACATCGCCCACCAGGAGTTCGACACGGACGCCTACTACTTCACGATCGTCGACTGTCCGGGTCACCGTGACTTCGTGAAGAACATGATCACGGGCGCGTCCCAGGCGGACAACGCCGTCCTCGTCGTCGCCGCAGACGACGGTGTGGCGCCCCAGACCCGCGAGCACGTGTTCCTCTCGCGCACCCTCGGTATCGACGAACTCATCGTCGCCGTCAACAAGATGGACCTGGTCGACTACGACCAGGACAAGTACGACGGCGTCGTCGAGGACGTGAAGAACCTGTTCGGTCAGGTCGGCTTCAACACGGACAACGCGTCGTTCATCCCGACGTCCGCCTTCGAGGGCGACAACGTCTCCGAGACCTCGGAGAACACCCCGTGGTACGATGGCGAGACGCTCCTCGAGGCCCTCAACAGCCTGCCGGAGCCGCAGCCGCCGACGGACGCGCCGCTGCGCCTCCCGATCCAGGACGTCTACACCATCTCCGGCATCGGTACCGTCCCCGTCGGACGTATCGAGACCGGCATCATGAACACGGGCGACAACGTCAGCTTCCAGCCCTCGGACGTCGGTGGCGAGGTCAAGACCATCGAGATGCACCACGAAGAGGTGCCGAAGGCCGAGCCCGGTGACAACGTCGGCTTCAACGTCCGCGGCATCGGCAAGGACGACATCCGTCGCGGCGACGTCTGTGGTCCGGCCGACGACCCGCCGAAGGTCGCCGAGACCTTCACCGCGCAGATCGTCGTGATGCAGCACCCGTCGGTCATCACGGCTGGCTACACGCCGGTCTTCCACGCCCACACGGCGCAGGTCGCGTGTACCATCGAGTCCATCGACCGGAAGATGGACCCCTCGTCGGGCGAGACCGAGGAGGAGAACCCGGACTTCATCCAGTCCGGCGACGCCGCGGTCGTCACCGTGCGACCGCAGAAGCCCCTCAGCATCGAGCCGTCCTCCGAGATCCCGGAGCTCGGCTCCTTCGCCGTGCGCGACATGGGTCAGACCATCGCGGCCGGCAAGGTCCTCGAGGTCGAGCAAGCCTAA